The Brachionichthys hirsutus isolate HB-005 chromosome 3, CSIRO-AGI_Bhir_v1, whole genome shotgun sequence genome has a window encoding:
- the fpr1 gene encoding chemerin-like receptor 1: MMELLTAAPFYDFGITDAISKNGSFYGDDDEYDYKDEHAELRQSLNIMSLIVYCLAFVLGVLGNGVVIWVTGFKMKKTVNTVWFLNLAVADFLFTAFLPLSVTYTAMDFHWPFGKFMCKLNSTISFLNMFASVYILVVISVDRCVSVVWPVWAQNHRSVGKASCVSLGVWMLALVLSAPYFIFRDTGPSYNNEDIINCFNNFAFSDDYETPSVNQLRQFRHQAMTVTRFLLGFVVPFTVIVSCYAVIIHRLRRNRTLASQSSRPFKIIAAVITTFFLCWAPYHVMALIELVNHMAAHASEILDHITTIGVPIATSLAFLNSCLNPLLYVFMGQDFKDKVRKSILNVLETAFQEEVSRSYTYTNSMVTSRSKDKSVSDAEV; encoded by the coding sequence ATGATGGAGCTGTTGACGGCTGCCCCGTTCTATGACTTCGGCATCACAGATGCCATTTCCAAAAATGGCTCTTTTTACGGCGACGATGATGAATACGACTATAAGGATGAGCACGCTGAGCTGAGGCAGTCGCTCAACATCATGTCTCTCATTGTCTACTGCCTGGCCTTCGTTCTTGGTGTGCTTGGGAACGGAGTTGTCATCTGGGTGACTGGATTTAAGATGAAGAAAACCGTCAACACAGTCTGGTTCCTCAACCTCGCCGTGGCCGACTTCCTCTTCACTGCCTTCCTGCCTCTGAGTGTGACATACACAGCGATGGATTTCCACTGGCCTTTCGGAAAGTTCATGTGCAAACTGAACAGCACCATAAGCTTCCTGAACATGTTCGCCAGCGTCTACATTCTGGTGGTGATCAGCGTGGAcagatgtgtgtctgtggtgtggCCCGTCTGGGCTCAGAACCACAGAAGTGTAGGCAAGGCGTCCTGCGTGAGTCTGGGTGTCTGGATGCTGGCTCTGGTTCTCAGCGCTCCGTATTTCATCTTCAGGGACACTGGGCCGTCGTACAACAACGAAGACATCATCAACTGTTTCAACAATTTTGCCTTTTCTGACGACTATGAAACACCCTCAGTCAATCAGCTGCGACAGTTTCGCCATCAGGCGATGACCGTCACCCGCTTCCTCCTGGGATTTGTGGTCCCCTTCACTGTCATCGTCTCCTGTTACGCTGTCATAATTCATCGTCTCAGAAGAAATCGCACCCTGGCCAGCCAGTCAAGTCGCCCCTTCAAGATCATCGCTGCTGTCATCACCACCTTTTTCCTGTGCTGGGCTCCATATCATGTCATGGCTCTCATCGAGTTGGTAAATCACATGGCTGCTCATGCAAGTGAAATATTAGACCATATCACCACAATTGGAGTTCCCATAGCAACCAGCCTCGCCTTTCTCAATAGCTGTCTGAACCCACTGTTGTATGTGTTCATGGGTCAAGATTTCAAGGACAAAGTTCGCAAATCCATCCTAAATGTGCTGGAAACTGCTTTCCAGGAGGAGGTGTCCCGCTCTTATACCTACACAAACTCAATGGTCACCAGTCGGAGCAAAGACAAGTCTGTCTCTGATGCTGAAGTGTAA